The Thermus islandicus DSM 21543 sequence CTGGTGGCCAGCATCGTGGACCGTATCGGGCTGGTCCCCCTGGTGGACGAACGGGTGGGCCCCCGCCCGGGGGAAAAGGTGAGCACGGGGGTGGCCCTGAAAGCGGCC is a genomic window containing:
- a CDS encoding DUF4277 domain-containing protein, with the translated sequence METTPDLQVYDLGHLGLVASIVDRIGLVPLVDERVGPRPGEKVSTGVALKAA